The Caldisericia bacterium genome has a segment encoding these proteins:
- the truB gene encoding tRNA pseudouridine(55) synthase TruB translates to MRDLTGIINVYKPPGITSFGLLSVVKRIIGVKKAGHGGIIDFMAQGVLPVLIGEATKLTSLLLLLPKEYEGEITLGIETDTHDIWGKVIYEKDASHITLKDVEALRESFIGKINQIPPKFSAKRIDGKRAYELAKKGKEVQLKEKEVEIFQFDIYNFREGRHPKFNFKILCSSGTYMRSLARDIGKKLNVGGTLSYLVRTAVGKLEVKESLHLDDIINYAKSGNFNEMIMSIEDFLDFIPRVALPKRKLFLFKTGNQIRFDHPYLRGGYVLVLDSRGKAVGIGKFFEGVGELKPVRIFNIS, encoded by the coding sequence TTGAGAGATCTAACAGGGATAATTAATGTCTACAAACCTCCAGGAATAACCTCTTTTGGTTTACTCTCTGTTGTTAAAAGGATAATAGGGGTTAAGAAAGCTGGGCATGGAGGTATAATAGACTTCATGGCTCAGGGTGTATTACCTGTTCTTATAGGAGAAGCTACAAAACTCACATCACTTCTACTTCTGTTACCGAAAGAATATGAGGGTGAAATAACGCTTGGCATAGAAACTGATACCCACGACATATGGGGAAAGGTAATCTATGAGAAGGATGCAAGCCATATAACTCTAAAAGATGTGGAAGCATTGAGGGAGAGTTTCATTGGAAAGATAAATCAGATTCCTCCAAAGTTCTCTGCGAAGAGAATTGATGGAAAGAGAGCTTATGAACTTGCAAAGAAAGGAAAAGAGGTGCAGCTAAAGGAGAAGGAGGTTGAGATATTTCAATTTGATATATACAACTTCAGAGAAGGAAGGCATCCAAAATTTAACTTCAAAATTTTGTGTTCATCTGGAACATATATGAGAAGCTTGGCAAGGGATATAGGAAAAAAGTTGAATGTTGGTGGAACCCTTTCCTACCTTGTAAGAACTGCTGTTGGAAAACTTGAGGTGAAGGAGAGTCTTCATCTTGATGATATTATAAATTACGCTAAAAGTGGCAATTTCAATGAAATGATCATGAGCATAGAGGACTTTCTTGACTTTATTCCCCGAGTTGCTCTTCCAAAACGCAAATTATTCCTATTTAAAACAGGCAACCAGATTAGATTTGATCATCCCTATTTAAGGGGAGGGTATGTGTTGGTGTTGGATTCCAGAGGGAAAGCTGTGGGGATAGGAAAATTTTTTGAGGGGGTTGGAGAGTTAAAGCCTGTAAGAATATTTAAC
- a CDS encoding bifunctional oligoribonuclease/PAP phosphatase NrnA: MKKIAEKILNSKKILIISHENPDGDAVGSTLGLYFGLKKLNKRVVPVLPNKVPQIYSFLEGAELIKTDFNPKDIDVAIILDCSDIGRVESLKKKLMKIPIKINIDHHPSNFSFGELNFIDPTSSSTSELVLKLLNELNVEVDKSIANPLYVGIMTDTGSFRFPNTTLKTFEAATYLVRHGAEASYLAKMVYNMKPLKALKILGRALEKLKKKDHLIYSVLLLSDFEEFDASEEDAEGAVEFLNKSREADVAVLLKERRENYFKVSMRSKDSVDVKKIAMKFGGGGHINAAGFEIEGEPEEIIESIIKEIKVERSNRDN, translated from the coding sequence ATGAAGAAGATAGCAGAGAAGATACTGAATAGCAAAAAGATTCTTATAATATCACACGAGAACCCTGATGGTGATGCGGTAGGTTCAACTCTTGGTCTGTATTTTGGACTTAAAAAGTTAAATAAGAGAGTTGTTCCAGTTTTACCGAATAAGGTTCCACAGATTTATTCCTTTCTTGAAGGCGCAGAACTTATTAAAACAGACTTCAATCCTAAAGATATAGATGTGGCTATAATTCTTGATTGTTCAGATATAGGAAGAGTTGAATCTTTGAAGAAAAAGTTAATGAAAATCCCAATTAAGATAAACATAGATCACCACCCATCAAATTTTTCCTTTGGAGAACTTAATTTTATAGATCCCACATCTTCTTCAACTTCAGAGCTTGTTCTAAAACTTCTTAATGAGTTAAATGTTGAAGTTGATAAGAGTATAGCCAATCCTCTCTATGTTGGAATTATGACCGATACAGGTTCCTTCAGATTTCCCAATACAACACTCAAGACATTTGAGGCAGCCACTTACCTTGTAAGACATGGTGCAGAGGCTTCCTATCTTGCTAAAATGGTTTACAATATGAAACCACTCAAAGCTCTTAAGATCCTTGGAAGAGCACTTGAGAAATTAAAGAAGAAGGATCATCTTATATATTCTGTTCTACTACTCTCAGATTTTGAAGAATTTGATGCTTCAGAGGAGGATGCCGAAGGGGCAGTTGAGTTCCTAAATAAGTCAAGAGAGGCAGATGTTGCTGTGCTTCTCAAGGAGAGGAGAGAGAATTACTTTAAAGTGAGCATGAGAAGTAAAGACTCCGTTGATGTTAAAAAAATAGCAATGAAATTTGGTGGAGGAGGACATATAAACGCTGCTGGTTTTGAGATAGAGGGAGAACCAGAAGAGATAATTGAAAGTATAATAAAGGAGATTAAAGTTGAGAGATCTAACAGGGATAATTAA
- the rbfA gene encoding 30S ribosome-binding factor RbfA gives MSTLRQEKLKKTFKKEISTLLREKIQDPRIRDEFLTITDVKFSKDLKRATVYIYIHDKAKKEIVFKGLKSATKFIQEEIGRVMRLRYTPILTFKEDKSIDRGYRVIEILEKLKHEEDSREDTE, from the coding sequence GTGAGCACTTTAAGACAGGAAAAACTTAAAAAGACATTTAAAAAGGAAATCTCAACTCTTTTAAGAGAAAAGATTCAGGATCCAAGAATAAGAGATGAATTTCTCACAATCACAGACGTTAAATTTTCAAAGGATCTAAAGAGAGCTACAGTATACATATACATTCATGATAAGGCAAAAAAAGAGATTGTCTTTAAAGGTTTGAAATCTGCAACTAAATTCATTCAGGAAGAGATTGGAAGGGTTATGAGACTAAGATACACACCAATTCTAACCTTCAAGGAGGATAAAAGTATTGATAGAGGCTATAGAGTCATTGAAATTCTTGAAAAATTGAAACATGAAGAAGATAGCAGAGAAGATACTGAATAG
- a CDS encoding DUF523 domain-containing protein, with protein MKIVSACLLGINCKYDGGNNRNEKIISLLKDEILIPVCPEQLGGLSTPRSPSEIRGDRVYSAEGEDLTENFKRGAEEVLKIAKLYRIKEAIFKDGSPSCGVNYIYDGTFKGVRIKGKGITTRLLEREGVRVISEKDI; from the coding sequence ATGAAGATTGTTAGTGCGTGTTTGCTTGGTATTAATTGTAAGTATGATGGCGGCAACAATAGGAACGAGAAAATAATCTCCCTCCTTAAAGATGAAATTCTGATACCGGTTTGTCCAGAGCAGCTTGGTGGACTTTCAACTCCTCGTTCTCCCTCTGAAATAAGGGGAGATAGAGTCTATTCTGCGGAAGGAGAAGATTTAACTGAAAATTTTAAGAGGGGGGCAGAGGAGGTATTAAAAATAGCAAAGCTTTATAGAATTAAAGAGGCAATTTTTAAAGATGGAAGTCCATCATGTGGAGTGAATTACATATACGATGGAACATTTAAAGGTGTAAGGATAAAAGGAAAAGGTATAACAACGAGATTACTTGAGAGAGAAGGTGTAAGGGTGATAAGTGAGAAAGATATTTAG
- a CDS encoding N-acetyltransferase, translating to MRKNPPEKVSQDKVIFDVAEIEPLLSGPSLHLKPWEPVSVKLKTGETMVIREAKKEEAPLLLSYLQEVMKVDHDFYDIVGARVYAEVLGWYRNRLKDPYTLLGLIDGKLAGFANGRLMNKDINISLHTMAFKRGARVGAIMYYAKTFYAFEILGNKEFWATYESYNGWKRWGVGMAQPSYPWPEYQHELGGARVYYITKEYWDAVVREYIEDYIGTKFEKPVSEELLKKNEKLILPEKVEV from the coding sequence CTTTACTTTCAGGTCCATCCCTTCATCTTAAACCGTGGGAGCCTGTATCAGTAAAGCTAAAAACAGGCGAAACCATGGTTATTAGAGAGGCAAAAAAAGAGGAAGCACCTCTTCTTCTCTCTTACCTTCAGGAAGTTATGAAGGTTGACCATGACTTTTACGATATAGTAGGAGCAAGGGTCTATGCTGAAGTTCTTGGATGGTATAGAAATAGACTTAAAGACCCATATACCCTTCTTGGCCTTATTGATGGGAAACTTGCCGGTTTTGCCAATGGAAGACTTATGAATAAAGACATCAACATCTCTCTTCACACAATGGCTTTCAAGAGAGGTGCAAGAGTCGGTGCAATAATGTACTATGCAAAAACCTTCTATGCCTTTGAAATTCTCGGAAATAAGGAATTCTGGGCAACATACGAAAGCTATAATGGATGGAAGAGATGGGGAGTTGGAATGGCTCAGCCATCCTATCCATGGCCTGAGTATCAGCATGAACTTGGTGGAGCAAGGGTGTATTACATAACCAAAGAGTATTGGGATGCAGTGGTAAGGGAATACATTGAGGATTACATTGGTACAAAGTTTGAAAAGCCAGTCTCTGAAGAGCTTCTAAAGAAAAACGAAAAACTCATACTTCCAGAAAAAGTGGAAGTATAA